A window of Juglans regia cultivar Chandler chromosome 7, Walnut 2.0, whole genome shotgun sequence contains these coding sequences:
- the LOC108991835 gene encoding phosphoinositide phospholipase C 6-like isoform X1, giving the protein MASYKYKMLGFSRKFKMNEVGPPADVKKAFSKFAEGGDHMSADQLRRFLVEHQGDMDSTVADADRIIEQVLHERRDASEGLSLSDFFHFLFHSDLNGPIKSQVHHDMTAPLSHYFIYTGHNSYLTGNQLSSDCSDAPIIKALQRGVRVIELDIWPNSTKDDVLVLHGRTLTTPVKLLKCLQSIKEYAFVKSQYPVIITLEDHLTPNLQAKVAEMLIQIFGEMLYYPQAECLAELPSPESLKHRIVISTKPPKEYLESKDSKDKESILTGERASGGETPGFMAEQEVNERSDSDQDDEEISACDHKSGQRGAPEYKCLISIHSGKPKGSLKNALEVVANKVRRLSLSEQALEKAATNHGTDVVRFTQKHVLRVYPKGTRFTSSNYKPHVGWMHGAQMVAFNMQGYGKLLWSMQGMFRTNGECGYVKKPDFLMQKGPHDEVFDPKITLLVKKTLEVKVYMGDGWHLDFSQTHFDSFSPPDFYTKVRIVGVPADVTKKKTRIIEDDWAPFWDEEFKFPLTVPELALLQIEVREYDRSEKDDFGGQTCLPVSELRPGIHAVPLYDKKGEKLKSVKLLMQFQFV; this is encoded by the exons ATGGCGAGTTACAAGTACAAGATGTTGGGGTTCAGTAGGAAGTTCAAAATGAACGAGGTGGGCCCACCGGCCGACGTGAAGAAAGCGTTCTCGAAGTTCGCCGAGGGTGGCGACCACATGTCCGCCGACCAGCTCCGTCGCTTTCTAGTGGAGCACCAGGGCGACATGGACAGCACCGTGGCCGATGCGGACCGAATCATAGAGCAGGTTCTACATGAACGCCGCGATGCGAGCGAAGGCCTTTCCCTCTCcgatttctttcattttctgtttcACAGTGATCTCAACGGCCCCATCAAATCTCAg GTACACCATGATATGACTGCTCCATTGtcacattatttcatatacACAGGGCACAATTCCTATTTGACAGGGAATCAACTCAGCAGTGATTGTAGTGACGCACCAATCATAAAGGCATTGCAGAGGGGTGTGCGAGTAATTGAACTTGATATATGGCCAAATTCTACAAAAGATGACGTCCTTGTTCTTCATGGAAG GACCTTGACCACTCCTGTGAAGCTCCTCAAATGTTTGCAGTCCATTAAAGAGTACGCTTTTGTTAAATCTCAATACCCTGTCATTATAACTTTAGAAGACCACCTTACCCCTAACCTTCAGGCCAAAGTTGCGGAG ATGCTCATTCAAATATTTGGAGAAATGCTGTATTATCCCCAGGCAGAATGCTTAGCTGAATTACCATCACCAGAATCATTAAAACATCGAATTGTTATTTCTACCAAACCGCCAAAAGAATACCTGGAATCTAAGGATAGCAAGGATAAGGAAAGTATCTTGACTGGTGAAAGGGCATCTGGAGGGGAAACACCAGGTTTTATGGCTGAGCAAGAAGTGAACGAGAGA AGTGACAGCGATCaagatgatgaagaaattaGTGCGTGTGATCACAAATCAGGCCAACGAGGAGCACCAGAATACAAATGCTTGATTTCAATCCATTCTGGGAAACCAAAGGGTAGTTTAAAGAACGCATTAGAAGTTGTAGCTAACAAAGTTAGACGTCTTAGTTTGAGTGAACAAGCACTTGAGAAGGCTGCCACAAATCATGGCACTGATGTTGTAAG GTTCACACAGAAACATGTACTAAGAGTATACCCTAAAGGAACGCGTTTCACCTCCTCTAATTACAAGCCACATGTTGGGTGGATGCATGGGGCCCAGATGGTTGCGTTTAATATGCAG GGATATGGCAAATTGCTTTGGTCAATGCAAGGGATGTTCCGAACCAATGGAGAGTGTGGTTATGTGAAAAAACCTGATTTTCTGATGCAGAAGGGTCCACATGATGAGGTGTTCGATCCTAAAATAACCTTGCTAGTGAAGAAGACATTAGAG gtgaAAGTCTATATGGGAGATGGATGGCACTTGGATTTTAGCCAAACACACTTTGACTCATTTTCTCCTCCGGATTTCTATACAAAG GTTCGCATTGTTGGGGTGCCGGCTGATGTTACCAAGAAGAAAACGAGGATAATCGAGGATGATTGGGCTCCTTTTTGGGATGAAGAATTCAAATTCCCTTTGACAGTTCCTGAGCTCGCCCTGCTTCAGATTGAAGTACGCGAGTATGATAGGTCTGAGAAGGATGACTTTGGAGGGCAGACATGTTTGCCTGTCTCGGAACTAAGACCGGGGATTCATGCTGTCCCACTTTATGACAAAAAGGGAGAGAAACTAAAATCTGTGAAGCTTCTAATGCAGTTTCAGTTTGTTTAG
- the LOC108991835 gene encoding phosphoinositide phospholipase C 6-like isoform X2: MASYKYKMLGFSRKFKMNEVGPPADVKKAFSKFAEGGDHMSADQLRRFLVEHQGDMDSTVADADRIIEQVLHERRDASEGLSLSDFFHFLFHSDLNGPIKSQVHHDMTAPLSHYFIYTGHNSYLTGNQLSSDCSDAPIIKALQRGVRVIELDIWPNSTKDDVLVLHGRTLTTPVKLLKCLQSIKEYAFVKSQYPVIITLEDHLTPNLQAKVAEMLIQIFGEMLYYPQAECLAELPSPESLKHRIVISTKPPKEYLESKDSKDKESILTGERASGGETPGFMAEQEFESQSMLIYINSFDVWQSDSDQDDEEISACDHKSGQRGAPEYKCLISIHSGKPKGSLKNALEVVANKVRRLSLSEQALEKAATNHGTDVVRFTQKHVLRVYPKGTRFTSSNYKPHVGWMHGAQMVAFNMQGYGKLLWSMQGMFRTNGECGYVKKPDFLMQKGPHDEVFDPKITLLVKKTLEVKVYMGDGWHLDFSQTHFDSFSPPDFYTKVRIVGVPADVTKKKTRIIEDDWAPFWDEEFKFPLTVPELALLQIEVREYDRSEKDDFGGQTCLPVSELRPGIHAVPLYDKKGEKLKSVKLLMQFQFV; encoded by the exons ATGGCGAGTTACAAGTACAAGATGTTGGGGTTCAGTAGGAAGTTCAAAATGAACGAGGTGGGCCCACCGGCCGACGTGAAGAAAGCGTTCTCGAAGTTCGCCGAGGGTGGCGACCACATGTCCGCCGACCAGCTCCGTCGCTTTCTAGTGGAGCACCAGGGCGACATGGACAGCACCGTGGCCGATGCGGACCGAATCATAGAGCAGGTTCTACATGAACGCCGCGATGCGAGCGAAGGCCTTTCCCTCTCcgatttctttcattttctgtttcACAGTGATCTCAACGGCCCCATCAAATCTCAg GTACACCATGATATGACTGCTCCATTGtcacattatttcatatacACAGGGCACAATTCCTATTTGACAGGGAATCAACTCAGCAGTGATTGTAGTGACGCACCAATCATAAAGGCATTGCAGAGGGGTGTGCGAGTAATTGAACTTGATATATGGCCAAATTCTACAAAAGATGACGTCCTTGTTCTTCATGGAAG GACCTTGACCACTCCTGTGAAGCTCCTCAAATGTTTGCAGTCCATTAAAGAGTACGCTTTTGTTAAATCTCAATACCCTGTCATTATAACTTTAGAAGACCACCTTACCCCTAACCTTCAGGCCAAAGTTGCGGAG ATGCTCATTCAAATATTTGGAGAAATGCTGTATTATCCCCAGGCAGAATGCTTAGCTGAATTACCATCACCAGAATCATTAAAACATCGAATTGTTATTTCTACCAAACCGCCAAAAGAATACCTGGAATCTAAGGATAGCAAGGATAAGGAAAGTATCTTGACTGGTGAAAGGGCATCTGGAGGGGAAACACCAGGTTTTATGGCTGAGCAAGAA TTTGAATCTCAAAGCATGCTTATTTACATCAACTCTTTTGATGTATGGCAGAGTGACAGCGATCaagatgatgaagaaattaGTGCGTGTGATCACAAATCAGGCCAACGAGGAGCACCAGAATACAAATGCTTGATTTCAATCCATTCTGGGAAACCAAAGGGTAGTTTAAAGAACGCATTAGAAGTTGTAGCTAACAAAGTTAGACGTCTTAGTTTGAGTGAACAAGCACTTGAGAAGGCTGCCACAAATCATGGCACTGATGTTGTAAG GTTCACACAGAAACATGTACTAAGAGTATACCCTAAAGGAACGCGTTTCACCTCCTCTAATTACAAGCCACATGTTGGGTGGATGCATGGGGCCCAGATGGTTGCGTTTAATATGCAG GGATATGGCAAATTGCTTTGGTCAATGCAAGGGATGTTCCGAACCAATGGAGAGTGTGGTTATGTGAAAAAACCTGATTTTCTGATGCAGAAGGGTCCACATGATGAGGTGTTCGATCCTAAAATAACCTTGCTAGTGAAGAAGACATTAGAG gtgaAAGTCTATATGGGAGATGGATGGCACTTGGATTTTAGCCAAACACACTTTGACTCATTTTCTCCTCCGGATTTCTATACAAAG GTTCGCATTGTTGGGGTGCCGGCTGATGTTACCAAGAAGAAAACGAGGATAATCGAGGATGATTGGGCTCCTTTTTGGGATGAAGAATTCAAATTCCCTTTGACAGTTCCTGAGCTCGCCCTGCTTCAGATTGAAGTACGCGAGTATGATAGGTCTGAGAAGGATGACTTTGGAGGGCAGACATGTTTGCCTGTCTCGGAACTAAGACCGGGGATTCATGCTGTCCCACTTTATGACAAAAAGGGAGAGAAACTAAAATCTGTGAAGCTTCTAATGCAGTTTCAGTTTGTTTAG